The following coding sequences lie in one Seriola aureovittata isolate HTS-2021-v1 ecotype China chromosome 5, ASM2101889v1, whole genome shotgun sequence genomic window:
- the LOC130169214 gene encoding transmembrane protein 233 — translation MNTKPSLQGSSDLVKNGEAQEIPPLRNYLCLTMFTCFCPAWPINIVALVFSVLAQKSYDEQDYDGSKRLGRKALHMGVISFIIGLMIITAYTIVHFTTVRIHHINDAKFNRRILRFKVSCPSTACGVTS, via the exons ATGAACACCAAGCCCTCACTGCAAGGAAGCTCTGACCTCGTGAAGAACGGGGAGGCTCAAGAGATCCCCCCTCTGAGGAACTACCTCTGTCTCACCATGTTCACCTGTTTCTGCCCTGCGTGGCCCATCAATATTGTGGCGCTGGTTTTCTCAGTGCTG GCCCAGAAGAGCTATGACGAGCAGGACTATGATGGCTCCAAGCGGCTGGGTCGGAAGGCTCTCCACATGGGGGTCATTTCTTTCATCATCGGTCTCATGATCATCACTGCGTATACCATTGTGCACTTTACTACGGTACGGATACACCACATAAATGATGCAAAATTTAACAGAAGAATATTAAGATTTAAAGTATCCTGTCCCTCCACAGCATGTGGTGTGACAtcctga
- the prkab1b gene encoding 5'-AMP-activated protein kinase subunit beta-1b — translation MGNSSSDRSSGGQGERSYRDGQQGGKEARPNILMDSTEDADLFQRDDSKAPQEIQEFLAWQQDLESDSKSPTQARPTVFRWSGAAKEVFVSGSFNNWATKIPLNRSQKNFVAIVDLPEGEHQYKFCVDGQWTLDPTGAVMTSKTGTVNNIIQVKTTDFEVFDALRIDSQDSADISDLSSSPPGPYQQDTYVTKSEDKIKHPPILPPHLLQVLLNKDTGVSCDPTLLPEPNHVMLNHLYALSIKDGVMVLSATHRYKKKYVTTLLYKPI, via the exons ATGGGGAACAGCAGCAGCGACAGATCCAGCGGGGGTCAGGGTGAGAGGTCGTACAGGGATGGACagcagggagggaaagaggcTCGTCCCAACATCCTGATGGACAGCACAGAGGACGCAGATCTTTTCCAGAGAGACGATTCAAAG GCTCCGCAGGAAATACAGGAGTTTCTGGCCTGGCAGCAGGACCTGGAGAGTGACAGCAAGAGTCCAACTCAGGCCAGGCCAACCGTGTTCAGATGGTCAGGGGCCGCCAAAGAAGTCTTCGTGTCCGGCTCCTTTAACAACTGGGCCACAAAGATCCCACTCAACAGAAG TCAGAAGAACTTTGTGGCTATAGTGGACCTGCCGGAGGGAGAGCACCAGTACAAGTTCTGTGTGGACGGTCAGTGGACTCTGGATCCGACTGGG GCTGTGATGACGTCTAAAACCGGAACAGTCAATAACATTATCCAGGTGAAAACGACTGACTTTGAAGTCTTTGACGCCCTCAGAATTGACTCGCAGGATTCTGCAGATATCTCAG ACTTGTCCAGTTCCCCACCCGGCCCCTACCAACAGGACACGTATGTGACCAAATCAGAAGACAAGATCAAACACCCTCCTATCTTACCTCCCCACCTGCTGCAAGTGCTGCTCAACAAGGACACAGGTGTCTCT TGTGACCCGACGCTACTTCCGGAGCCTAACCATGTGATGCTTAATCACCTGTACGCCCTCTCCATCAAG GACGGGGTGATGGTTCTCAGTGCAACACACCGATACAAAAAGAAGTATGTGACCACTCTTCTGTACAAGCCAATATAA
- the LOC130169554 gene encoding phospholipase A2-like produces the protein MTVAMNLSAPLLLLLSACVVSGGRLPKALWQFGSMIQCAQPDVSPLRYSDYGCWCGFGGKGTPLDEVDMCCKVHDKCYERSRKTPGCTAIADLPYVLVYDFACSNQQVTCSAANNKCQAAVCECDRVAAHCFAQATYNPQNKNLDPKVHCVN, from the exons ATGACTGTAGCCATGAATCTGtcagctcctctgctgctgcttctctccg CTTGTGTGGTCAGTGGCGGTCGGCTTCCCAAGGCCTTATGGCAGTTTGGGAGTATGATCCAGTGCGCCCAGCCCGATGTTAGCCCTCTGCGCTACAGCGATTACGGCTGCTGGTGCGGCTTCGGGGGGAAGGGAACCCCTCTGGACGAAGTGGACAT GTGCTGTAAAGTTCATGATAAATGCTATGAAAGAAGCAGAAAGACTCCTGGATGCACGGCCATTGCTGACCTTCCCTATGTTCTTGTTTACGACTTCGCCTGCTCAAACCAACAAGTGACCTGCTCAG CTGCCAACAATAAGTGCcaggctgcagtgtgtgagtgtgaccgTGTGGCCGCTCACTGCTTCGCTCAGGCTACATACAACCCTCAAAACAAGAACCTGGATCCCAAAGTCCACTGTGTCAACTGA